In the Salvia miltiorrhiza cultivar Shanhuang (shh) chromosome 8, IMPLAD_Smil_shh, whole genome shotgun sequence genome, TAACCGGGCCTCGCTGTATTTGTCCTCTTCCTCTTCGCGAATCACTGCTTCCACGATTATCACTTTCTCCTTAATTGCTTCCTTACACTTTTTCAATATTTGTATGCACTCCTCGTCATTCCAGTCGTGCAACACCGACTGcatcatgaattaaatatatacCAAACCAAATATTCACGCTTCAATTCGAACCCAAaatctaaaattaattaattaaagtcaTTTTTAGTTATATGTTACAAGATGCTATATAATGAGGATGAATGTAGCATAAAAGAAGAGATACCATGAGAAAAGCAGCATCGGCGTTAGGAACAGCCTCAAACATGCTGCCGGCTACATGCTGAATGCCCTGAGACGGCGGCGCATGCAACACTAACCACACTGGGACGATCAAAGTTGATCCCATGGATCCTAGGAAAGGCCTTGAGCAGAATCCGGAGGGCGGTGCCGTCGCCGCCCCCGACATCCACCAAGGACTCGATTCCCTCCAAGGCCTTCGGATACTGATTCACGATGGCTGCGGCGGACACCTTGGCCACGCAGCTCATCGCATCATCAAACAGCTTGCTGTGCGCGGGATTAACATCGGTGTAGCTCCAGATATCGCTGCCGTGCTCTTCCTCGAAGGTCGACCCGCCGCTCTCTCGAGCTCGAGAGCTCAGCCTGTTCCACGGCGCTAGCGCGGTCGGCGAGCTCTCCAGCAAGATAAATGCGGCCATGCTCTCATCTCCGTTTCGCATCAGCAGCCGCGAGAGCGGCGTCTGCACGTACGAGACCTTTGACGAGGTGACCGTCTGCTTGAAGAAACGTCGGTGGACCAGGTACCGCATAATACGGCGGAGGATTGTTGGCGAGCAACCCACGGCGGCGGAGAGGTCGCCGTGCGTCATGGTGCCGCCGTGGGAGTCCATGACGTCGGCGATTTGGAGCTCGATGGTGCATCTGACTACGGCGGTCGGAGTGAAGCCCAAGGCGCACCTCCACATCTCCAGTTTCGCGTCGGCTGTGATGGTGCCTTTTGATTCTGCCATCTTCGTTTAGTAAGTGAGTGGAGAAATAGGcctatattttactattttaatgagtgaagaaaaagatccataaatttaataaaataaattagaacAACTTTTATGAATGgttcaaaatgacaaattagaactatagtaatttataaaaaatcaaatattatgGATTAAGGACTATGTTCGCACGGCATTGCCATATGGGTGGTAGGTACATTAACTCGTGCTCATGCTGGGAGACAATTATTTTAGGTAGATCAATGTGTAGTATTCACTCTGTTTCCAGAAGCATATGTTTGGACATGATCCCACAACTAATCCCTTATCTTTTATCCTCACTTTCAACTCTTGTTTATAACTTTACCAATATGattcatcattatttttttcaccACTTACAAACGTGAACTCATTCCGCCAATCACGAATTACGATACATttatctaatactccctccatcccggcAATTTTGAGATCTTTTTcttgggcacggaaattaagaaaatagtgtttttgtgtgtgggtgaaaaagttaaaaggtgaataaagggtaaaatttTTGCTAAATAATAAACAGGTTAATGGAAAACAAATACACGAAGTTTCACCAAATTTGTATTTTGCACACGACCATAAAAAATAGCTCtataatacataaacttttgaTTCAATTGAAATTTGCACACGACGAGAACTCCGGTTATGATTAAAGTTCACCAGCAACAATGCCGACTATTATTTAATTTAGGTGACAATACGTGTGGCATTTTTAATGATCTGGTAATACGCgtgtcataaaaataaaaaacgacgtcatttttgttttattatccAAATCAGAAAACTCTCCCCCTACCGCCCTCTTCCAGAgaccctctctttctctccctctaCGGAGCAGCGCCGCCGCAGCCTTGACCTCTCTCCACGGCTCTGCCACCCTTCGCCGCCTCGCCTTCCCTTGCAAACCCTCATCTCCTTCAACTTAATTAGGTCGGGGAGCGGGGGGATGTTCAAATGATTATGGGCTCGTGTGCAGATCTGGGAATTTCCCCTTCTGCGAGAGAAACATTGTGGTGGCTGGCGTTGTGAGGTGGTCGTGGTCTAGACGGCGGCGTTCGTTGAGACCAGAAGGAAGGCGACAACGAGAAGCTCGAAATctttttctactctttttttttaacttgATCTTAGTTGTGTGTGTATTACTTCTGTTGAAGTAGGATGTTTGATTAATGCTCTGTACTCGCCGGATATTCGAGGGAGGCGAGAGAAGGGAGAGGCGACGGGTGGTGCTTGGAAAATTGGCAATGCCGGTGAGAAAGAAGGGGGACCATCTGTGTGtgcatagagagagagagagcagaaagGGAAAAACGACAAcgttttttttaaacgcctGACTAAAAAACGTCGTTTTACTTGACCGTCGGCGTGTCCTCATATGCATCTTCGGGAGACACGTCACCTACGATTTATGTAGTGGTCAACGCAGTGTGCAAAATTCAATTAAAtcaaaagtttatgtattatggagctaattttaaaggACATGTGCAAAATATAAATTCCGGCATAGTTCGTGTATATTTCGGCCATTAACCTATAAAAAAATGTACttcaagataagtgggacgcccaaaaagaaaagtgtctCAAAATAAATGAAACGGATGAagcatttattaaaatttgtgccgaACAAATTAAACACACTCTAAGAACGAAGGGAGCATTAAATAAGCGACTGTcacttataaaattaattaattaattaattattctacTAAGTAGCATGCACATTAAATCCTCGATCGGATAAATTAGGCATTTAATTAAATGCTACTCATAGTGGCCAAACTCATTAGGTAATTTcacttataaaattaattaattaattaattattcgaCTAAGTAGCATGCACATTAAATCCTCGATCGGATAAATTAGGCATTTAATTAAATGCTACTCATAGGGGCCAAACTCATTAGTCATTACCTAAAATTTAAAGTCACATGTACTCTGTCAATTatgttcttattttcttttttaagatatgtaatttaataatgagtaatgctaaatagccacattgtggccacccacaatttatctaaataaaaaataatttaatttatttaacttattttttaaaataaaaataagatttagttattttatcatattctctacattgtagttattttcttgcaattttttggtaactttttatttttattaaaaaataaattaaaaataaaaaatacaaaagaaattaaaaaaaataagtacaatgtagagaatataataaaataactaaattctatttttatttaaaaaaataaattaaattaatcaagatttttcttgttatattagtgtgtgggtggccacaatatgactgcatagatttattgtttaatAATGCACGATATTCATCGTCTTCATAAAAATGAGAGACGAATATCAATTAACCAAAGCAAATTAATAAAAGAACGACTTATACAGTACTCAACTTGCAACCATGCAAACttattacttcatccgtccgTCAAAAAAAAGACCACTTTAGCTGGGCAcatgatttaataaaattggtgataattttgatgtagtggagaaatggtttcaccactttatgagatgtgtggttgagattgaatttggagtggttttttgtaaatgaaGAGtgtgtaaggataaaagattaaagtggatggtgagACAATttctataaaagaaaaatggtatactctttgcgaaCGTTcgatatagtaaaaatggtccaCTTTTGACGAACGAAGGGAATATCTTAAACCAAAACACCTAATAAACAATAAATTCATAGGCACGACGGACCTCACTCGTAAACTATCGGGCACCAACCAAGCACTCAagaatgataaatttattaaaatttagagTAATTCTAAGTTTGCCGCCTTAATTTATAAGTTTGGTCCCCAATGATATTAGTGAATGTCTAACTTCCACGTATTATAATTAGGGATATCAATTAGACAAGGTTGGTTCGCCAATTAGGCGGTCGAGGCGATCACCTCAGGCTCCCGATAAAAATAAGGctcttgtatatatattatttatttatttacttaaataataatttgaagtatgcattctttatttttcaaagGTCAATTGTTCAAATCCTCTCAaatactttttttctttttttcttttttcagaaTTTCGTATACACACTACTCCGAAAATTGTTGTTTATAGAATATTACTATGTTAGTCAAAAGTGGCAGCTTTCTTTTATGGctgccaccaaccacctctcaCCAACCACATCTCACCTACCACCTCCAATTCCTTCACTATAAATAATCCCCTCCGCAGCACTTGCTAAACACAACACCAAAACAACAATCTAACTTTCagctagagagagatagagaaagagagagagagagaaaattcttgtgagagaaaacttcagtgtggaagttatacacgagtgataaaagtgagttgagagatagcctctgcgtaggcatatacaaaatacagtgtggtatttttgttgtactcctccttttgagattctctaatatattggtgtgggtccgtggacgtaggcagtttggccgaaccacgttaaaaatatcggtgtcattttttcttctcgtttcatatcggtcgatatccacaatattgagtcacacttgatcccgggcggaattagttgcatctaatttcccaacaactggtatcagagccacgttggtggcgaaaatatttttttttcttgcgctggtactattcacgtgaatagtgaatTCGTGAATAGTAAATTTTGCGAACAGTGTTTCGTGCGCAacggtaattattcttttaaaattcttagtatgctctgtggttgcagtgtaaactgaacctccacatcagaaacgaattttttgagaaaattatcgtgtttttgatcgagtgggagcaatgtcgacagacgataaaatttccaaaatggagaaattcaatggtgtgaattttggattttggaaaatgcaaatggaggATTACTTGTACCAGAAGGACCTGTATAAGCCCTTGAAGGAAAAGCCAGTGGATATGAAGGACGACGAGTGGGAGGTGCTTGATCGAAAAGCACTCGGCGCAATCAGACTGACCTTATCAAAGTCAGTCGCCTTCAACATAAAGCATGAGAAGACAACAGCGTCTCTCATGAAAGCTTTATCCAGCATGTACGAGCAGCCGTCTGCAGCAAATAAAGTTCATTTGATCAAGAAATTGTTCAATATGAAAATGACGGAAAGCGGAAGATTTGGAGAACATTTGAACGAGTTCAACGAAGTGACGGACCAACTTACCACGGTGGACATCAATTTTGATGATGAGGTCCGGGCTTTGTTAATACTTGGGCAGTTACCTGAGAGCTGGAATGGCACAGTTACGGCCATTAGCAGCTCTGCCGGTAAGTCCAAAATGAAGTTCGATGATGTCGTGAGCATGATCTTAACCGAGGAGATCAGGAGACAGTCAGATGTAACCTCCACTTCAGGTGCCGCCTTAAATGCAGAAAGCAGAGGCAGAAACTCAAACAGAAGTCAAGGGCGTGGACGGAGCAAGTCAAGGAATGGCAGGCAGAGCTCCAGGATccacaagaattccaacaaatcaaagtctgTTGAATGTTGGAACTGTGGTCAGGTCGGACACTACAGAACGCAGTGTAAATTACCTTCAAAGGAAAACGAGAAAAAGACCGAAGCCAATGTTatggctgaagaagaaggcgatgccTTGATATGTTCCATGGAGAAAATGGCCGAGTATTGGGTCATAGACTCTGGAGCATCTTTCCATGCCACCTCGAATCGAAATTCCTTCATAAATTACATGTCGGGAAATTTCGGAGAAGTATATCTTGGAGATGATCATCCATGCAGCGTGGTGGGCATAGGAGAAGTACAGATCAAACTCAATGGATCTGTATGGAAATTGAAGGACGTGAGACACATTCCAGAGTTGAGGAAGAACTTGATCTCCGTCAAGCAATTGTcaagagaaggatgtgatacacacttctctggtgattattggaaaatcactaagggcgcaatgattcttgcacgtggcaaggatactgGAAGCCTATACACAACGATGAATGCGTGTGTGACAATTGCAGTTGCTGATAGCAAGAATAATGCAAATCTGTGGCACCAAAGACTTGGGCACATGAGCCAGAAAGGGctcaagtatatgcattcgaaagggaaactaccagagcttcagtctgttgatatagacttttgcgaaagttgtatcttcgggaagcagaagagggtgagtttcaATACCAGTGGTAGAACTCCGAAGCAAGTAAAGCTTGAGTTAgtccacacagatgtttggggcccagcagcagtttcatcCATTGGCGGAAAGTCTTACTTTGTGACTTTCATCGATGACCACTCGAGAAAGGTGTGGGTTTACTTCTTGAGACACAAGTCAGAGGTGTTTGAGGCTttcaagaagtggaaggccatggtggagaatgaaactggcttacggataaagaagttgagatccgataatggtggagaatacgaagatatggcgttcaagaaattttgttaccaGGATGGCATCAAGTTAGAAAGGACGTTGCCAGGgacaccacaacaaaatggagttgcagaacacatgaaccggacgttgacagaaagagctaggagcatgaggatacatgcaggactgccaacacaattttgggcagaagctgtcaacacaGCGGCATATCTCGTTAACCATGGGCCATCTGTACCATTGGAGTAGAGAATACCTGAGGAAGTTTGGAGcggcaaagaaattaaactttctcacttgaaagtatttggttgtgtcgcgtatgtacacattagtgataatgccaggagtaagctcgactccaaatcactaaaatgtactttcattggatatggtggagatgagttcgggtaccgtttttgggatg is a window encoding:
- the LOC131000869 gene encoding LOW QUALITY PROTEIN: flavonoid 4'-O-methyltransferase 3-like (The sequence of the model RefSeq protein was modified relative to this genomic sequence to represent the inferred CDS: deleted 1 base in 1 codon), which translates into the protein MAESKGTITADAKLEMWRCALGFTPTAVVRCTIELQIADVMDSHGGTMTHGDLSAAVGCSPTILRRIMRYLVHRRFFKQTVTSSKVSYVQTPLSRLLMRNGDESMAAFILLESSPTALAPWNRLSSRARESGGSTFEEEHGSDIWSYTDVNPAHSKLFDDAMSCVAKVSAAAIVNQYPKALEGIESLVDVGGGDGTALRILLKAFPRIHGINFDRPSVVSVAAPPSQGIQHVAGSMFEAVPNADAAFLMSVLHDWNDEECIQILKKCKEAIKEKVIIVEAVIREEEEDKYSEARLRLDMLMLAYTTGKERTFEEWENIIKSAGFTSFAVKHIEAIPSIIEAYP